Proteins encoded together in one Nitrospira sp. window:
- the sucC gene encoding ADP-forming succinate--CoA ligase subunit beta → MNVHEFQAKQLFAQFGVPVPRGKEITSPEAATTWANELNTPVFVVKAQIHAGGRGKAGGVKITKDKGAVAGFAKELIGKTLVTHQTGPKGRQVHRLLMEEGANIAKELYLSILVDRDTGWPTFIASTEGGMEIEEVAAKTPEKIIKESIDPAVGFQGYNGRNIAFALGLQNIEPTAMNPFIKMLGNLYRLFMEKNCALVEINPLIITKEKTVVALDGKVSFDDNGLFKHEDVQKMRDLNEEEPLEIEATANNLNYVKLDGNIGCMVNGAGLAMATMDVIKLAGSEPANFLDVGGGATKETVAAGFRILLKDPNVKGIFINIFGGIVRCERIAHGVIEAAKEVKINVPLVVRLQGTNAEEGRKLLAESGLKLDVANDLWEAAQKIVKLTGKAA, encoded by the coding sequence ATGAACGTTCATGAGTTTCAAGCCAAGCAACTCTTTGCCCAGTTTGGTGTGCCCGTGCCGCGAGGAAAGGAAATTACGTCTCCTGAAGCGGCGACCACCTGGGCCAACGAGCTGAATACTCCCGTCTTTGTCGTGAAGGCGCAGATTCATGCCGGTGGGCGAGGAAAAGCCGGTGGCGTCAAGATCACGAAAGACAAAGGCGCCGTGGCTGGTTTTGCTAAAGAGTTAATCGGAAAAACCTTAGTGACCCATCAAACAGGACCGAAGGGGCGGCAGGTTCACCGTCTGTTGATGGAAGAAGGGGCGAACATCGCTAAGGAACTGTATCTTTCGATCCTTGTCGATCGGGATACCGGTTGGCCCACGTTCATTGCCAGCACCGAAGGCGGGATGGAGATCGAAGAAGTGGCCGCCAAGACCCCTGAAAAGATCATCAAGGAATCGATTGATCCGGCCGTGGGATTTCAAGGATACAACGGGCGGAACATCGCCTTTGCGCTCGGGCTCCAGAACATCGAGCCGACGGCCATGAATCCATTCATTAAAATGCTGGGAAATCTGTACCGCCTGTTCATGGAGAAGAACTGCGCCCTGGTCGAAATCAATCCGCTCATCATCACGAAAGAAAAGACCGTCGTGGCGTTGGACGGTAAAGTCTCGTTCGATGATAACGGCCTCTTCAAGCATGAAGATGTACAAAAGATGCGTGACCTGAATGAGGAAGAGCCGTTGGAAATTGAAGCGACGGCGAATAATCTGAACTATGTGAAGCTGGACGGCAATATCGGCTGCATGGTGAACGGTGCGGGCCTGGCCATGGCCACCATGGACGTCATCAAATTGGCCGGCAGCGAACCGGCGAACTTCTTGGATGTCGGTGGTGGCGCGACGAAGGAGACGGTCGCAGCCGGGTTCCGAATTCTGCTGAAAGATCCGAACGTGAAAGGCATTTTCATCAACATCTTCGGCGGCATCGTGCGCTGTGAACGCATCGCCCATGGGGTGATTGAAGCAGCAAAGGAAGTGAAGATTAATGTACCGCTGGTCGTTCGGTTGCAGGGGACGAATGCCGAAGAGGGGCGCAAGCTGTTGGCAGAGTCCGGATTGAAGCTCGATGTGGCGAACGACTTGTGGGAAGCCGCCCAAAAAATAGTGAAACTGACAGGAAAAGCAGCGTGA
- the sucD gene encoding succinate--CoA ligase subunit alpha — protein MSILVNKNTRVVVQGITGKEGSFHATQCKAYGTKVVAGVTPGKAGQEVEGIPVFNTVADAVKKTEVDTSLIFVPPPFCADAILEAADAGIKLVICITEGIPVNDMVKVKRALRGRDVRLIGPNCPGVITVDEAKIGIMPGFIHKKGVVGVVSRSGTLTYEAVHQLSTLGLGETTCVGIGGDPVNGTGFVDVLPLFEKDPETQAIVMIGEIGGDAEEKAAEFIKKNVKKPVVSFIAGITAPPGRRMGHAGAIISGGKGTAAEKMKTLEAAGVKVVKNPAEIGAAVKQALGR, from the coding sequence GTGAGTATTCTCGTCAATAAAAATACGCGAGTCGTGGTGCAGGGGATTACGGGGAAAGAAGGTTCATTCCACGCGACGCAGTGCAAAGCGTACGGGACGAAGGTGGTTGCTGGGGTGACACCGGGGAAGGCCGGTCAGGAGGTCGAAGGCATTCCGGTGTTTAATACGGTGGCCGATGCGGTGAAAAAAACAGAGGTCGATACGTCGCTGATCTTCGTGCCGCCGCCTTTCTGTGCCGATGCAATTTTGGAAGCGGCCGATGCCGGAATCAAGCTCGTGATCTGCATTACCGAGGGGATTCCGGTGAATGATATGGTGAAAGTGAAACGGGCCCTTCGTGGCCGGGATGTGAGGCTGATCGGTCCGAATTGCCCGGGGGTGATTACGGTGGATGAGGCCAAGATCGGCATTATGCCGGGTTTCATCCATAAAAAAGGTGTCGTCGGTGTCGTCTCTCGCAGCGGAACCCTCACATATGAAGCCGTTCATCAGCTGTCGACATTGGGATTAGGCGAGACGACCTGTGTCGGTATCGGCGGGGATCCGGTGAACGGAACCGGGTTCGTGGATGTCCTGCCGTTGTTCGAAAAAGACCCGGAGACTCAGGCCATCGTCATGATCGGCGAGATCGGCGGCGATGCAGAGGAAAAAGCGGCTGAGTTCATCAAGAAGAACGTGAAGAAACCGGTGGTCAGCTTCATTGCCGGCATTACAGCACCTCCTGGTCGTCGCATGGGCCATGCCGGCGCCATTATCTCCGGCGGCAAGGGGACCGCAGCTGAAAAGATGAAAACCCTGGAAGCGGCTGGGGTCAAAGTCGTCAAGAATCCGGCTGAGATCGGTGCGGCGGTCAAACAAGCGTTGGGACGGTAG